One segment of Paraburkholderia bonniea DNA contains the following:
- a CDS encoding cytochrome c oxidase subunit 3, giving the protein MSGQNESPYYFVPHPSRHPVSAAVGLLVMLGSVAAWINGETWAPVTTFLGLLWVLYTLWHWFGDAIAESESGLYGKHVDKSYRWSMSWFIFSEVMFFAAFFGALFYAREIALHQLGSLDYKLIWPDFSAVWPNDGPAALVSHFKTMGPWPVPTINTALLLSSGATLTVSHHALRENHRSRAIAWMAATLVLGVCFLFLQGYEYFHAYNELNLTLASGVYGSTFFLLTGFHGFHVFLGGTMLAVVLVRMIRGHFTAEQHFAFEGAAWYWHFVDVVWLGLYVVVYWL; this is encoded by the coding sequence ATGAGCGGTCAAAACGAGAGCCCGTATTATTTCGTCCCGCACCCGTCGCGGCATCCGGTCAGCGCAGCCGTGGGCTTGCTGGTTATGCTCGGATCGGTGGCGGCGTGGATTAACGGTGAGACTTGGGCACCTGTCACGACGTTTCTCGGGCTGCTGTGGGTGCTTTACACGTTATGGCACTGGTTTGGCGATGCGATCGCCGAGTCGGAAAGCGGCCTGTATGGCAAGCATGTCGACAAGTCTTATCGCTGGAGCATGAGCTGGTTCATCTTCTCCGAGGTGATGTTCTTTGCCGCATTTTTTGGCGCGCTGTTTTATGCCCGTGAAATCGCGCTGCATCAGCTTGGCAGCCTTGATTACAAACTGATCTGGCCAGATTTTTCGGCGGTTTGGCCGAATGATGGTCCTGCCGCTTTGGTCTCGCATTTCAAGACGATGGGGCCATGGCCTGTACCGACGATCAACACGGCGCTGCTTTTGTCGTCGGGTGCTACGTTGACCGTGTCGCATCACGCGTTGCGTGAAAACCATCGTAGCCGTGCGATTGCGTGGATGGCGGCAACACTTGTGCTCGGTGTGTGCTTTTTGTTCCTGCAAGGTTATGAGTATTTCCATGCCTACAACGAGCTGAACTTGACGCTTGCTTCGGGTGTATATGGTTCAACGTTCTTTTTGCTGACAGGCTTTCACGGGTTTCACGTGTTTCTTGGCGGCACCATGCTGGCGGTGGTGCTGGTGCGGATGATCCGGGGGCATTTCACTGCCGAGCAGCATTTTGCGTTCGAAGGGGCCGCCTGGTACTGGCACTTTGTCGACGTCGTATGGCTTGGGCTGTATGTCGTCGTGTACTGGTTATAA
- a CDS encoding DUF2970 domain-containing protein, translating into MSDKDSNARKSTFGQTMKAVMWSFLGVRKRRDLEADAMHLNPLHVVLAAFIGMAIFIGLLILVVHAVVG; encoded by the coding sequence ATGAGCGATAAAGACAGTAACGCCCGGAAAAGCACATTCGGCCAGACGATGAAGGCGGTGATGTGGTCGTTTCTGGGGGTGCGCAAGCGGCGTGATCTGGAAGCAGATGCGATGCATTTGAATCCGCTGCACGTCGTGCTGGCGGCTTTTATCGGCATGGCGATCTTCATCGGTTTGCTGATACTGGTTGTGCATGCGGTCGTGGGATAG
- the cyoE gene encoding heme o synthase has product MESTTLPHTPGNRISQYFALTKPRVTQLAVFCAVIGMFLSTPGMVPWTVLIGGTVGIWLLAGAAFAINCLVEQKIDALMRRTAWRPSARGEITQGQILLFSAVLGGLGMWALYTFTNALTMWLTFATFVGYAVIYTLLLKPATPQNIVIGGAAGAMPPALGWAAVTGAVPGDAWILVLIIFVWTPPHFWALALYRRKDYENAGLPMLPNTHGEQYTRLHILLYSVILFVVTMMPFISGMSGFVYLTSAVLLGAIFLGYAWKIYRAYSDELARKTFRYSIVYLSLLFTALLVDHYARVVIGA; this is encoded by the coding sequence ATGGAAAGCACAACTCTTCCTCACACTCCCGGCAACCGGATCTCCCAGTACTTTGCCCTGACCAAGCCGCGTGTTACGCAGCTGGCGGTGTTTTGTGCCGTGATCGGCATGTTCCTTTCCACGCCTGGCATGGTGCCGTGGACGGTTCTGATTGGCGGCACAGTCGGCATCTGGCTGCTGGCGGGTGCAGCGTTTGCGATCAACTGTCTCGTCGAACAAAAAATTGACGCGCTGATGCGTCGCACCGCATGGCGTCCGTCAGCGCGTGGCGAGATTACACAGGGGCAGATTCTGCTGTTTTCGGCGGTGCTCGGTGGCCTCGGCATGTGGGCGCTCTATACCTTCACCAATGCGCTGACCATGTGGCTGACCTTTGCCACTTTTGTCGGTTATGCGGTTATCTACACTCTGCTGCTGAAGCCCGCCACGCCGCAAAATATCGTGATTGGCGGTGCCGCTGGCGCGATGCCGCCTGCTCTGGGCTGGGCGGCAGTGACTGGCGCGGTGCCTGGCGATGCATGGATTCTCGTGCTCATTATTTTTGTCTGGACGCCGCCGCATTTCTGGGCGCTAGCGCTGTATCGCCGCAAGGACTATGAGAATGCGGGCTTGCCCATGCTGCCGAACACCCATGGCGAGCAATACACCCGGCTGCATATTCTTTTGTATTCGGTGATCTTGTTTGTGGTCACGATGATGCCGTTTATTTCCGGCATGAGTGGCTTTGTCTACCTGACGTCAGCAGTACTGCTCGGAGCGATTTTTCTCGGCTATGCATGGAAAATTTATCGCGCTTACTCCGACGAACTAGCCCGTAAAACCTTCCGTTATTCGATCGTGTATTTGTCGTTGTTGTTTACGGCGTTACTGGTCGACCACTATGCACGCGTTGTGATTGGCGCTTAA
- a CDS encoding MetQ/NlpA family ABC transporter substrate-binding protein: MQRRTILKAFSTALAAAAFVTSAGAHADDKVIKVGTIGGPDAQIWAVVQKVAQREGLNVKVIEFNDYVQPNAALEAGDLNANSFQHQPYLDSQVRQRGYKLVTAGLTYISPIGVYSKKFKSVKDLPQHAKVAVPNDPSNENRALLLLQAQGVIQLKPGAGTNGNNATPLDIAANPKQIKLIELDAAQLPRALSDVDAAVVNTNFALAGGLDPTKDAIALEDIRSPYANLIAVRAQDKDKPWVKKLVAAYQSEEVRQFIKAEFKGSMIPSF, from the coding sequence ATGCAGCGTAGAACTATCCTGAAAGCCTTTTCCACAGCGCTGGCCGCTGCGGCATTCGTTACCAGCGCAGGTGCGCACGCGGACGATAAAGTCATCAAGGTCGGCACGATTGGTGGCCCGGATGCGCAGATCTGGGCGGTGGTGCAGAAAGTAGCGCAGCGTGAAGGCTTGAACGTCAAGGTCATCGAGTTCAACGACTATGTGCAGCCCAACGCAGCGCTTGAAGCGGGTGACCTGAATGCCAACAGCTTTCAGCATCAGCCCTACCTGGACAGCCAGGTGCGCCAGCGTGGTTATAAGCTCGTGACGGCTGGGTTGACCTATATCTCGCCGATTGGCGTCTATTCGAAAAAATTCAAATCAGTGAAAGACCTGCCGCAACACGCGAAGGTCGCGGTGCCAAACGATCCGTCGAATGAGAACCGTGCGTTGCTGCTGCTTCAGGCTCAGGGCGTGATCCAGCTAAAACCAGGTGCGGGCACGAACGGCAATAATGCGACTCCGCTGGATATTGCCGCCAACCCAAAGCAGATCAAGCTGATTGAGCTGGATGCGGCGCAATTGCCGCGCGCGTTGTCAGACGTCGATGCGGCGGTGGTGAATACCAATTTCGCGCTGGCCGGTGGGCTTGATCCAACGAAAGACGCCATCGCACTCGAAGATATCCGTAGTCCGTATGCCAACCTGATCGCGGTGCGTGCCCAGGACAAGGACAAGCCGTGGGTGAAGAAGCTGGTTGCGGCTTATCAGTCAGAAGAGGTGCGTCAGTTCATCAAGGCGGAGTTCAAAGGCTCAATGATCCCTTCGTTCTAG
- the coxB gene encoding cytochrome c oxidase subunit II — protein MEFMGKEAMKTIKRALTGVLACSGLLFAGVALAVGDSPGGPAVNEINLQPPVTKIAEELYDLHTFMLILCTVIFIAVFGVMFYSIIAHRKSKGHKPANFHESTTVEIIWTIVPFIIVVLMALPATKTVVAMKDTTNADLTVKVTGYQWKWGYDYVKGPGEGISFLSTLTTPRSEVNGQTPITDTYLQEVDNPLVVPVDKKIRIITTANDVVHSWYVPAFGVKQDAIPGFVRDTWFKAEKVGTYRGFCTELCGKEHAYMPVVVTVLSADDYAKWVESQKQKMASSTDDPNKTYTLAELSGRGEKVYAAHCAVCHQPNGKGMGVFPAIDGSKVANGPIAEHVSLVLKGKGAMPPWASSLNDVEIASVVTYQRNAWGNHTGDVLQPKQVADARNGKMPEGGAHQEAAAPAAEASSSSDAQAPQAALPASVYFETGKSTLPADAGAAIDAAAAYAKAHPDARFDLSGFTDKTGSADINAKLAKSRAEAVRDALKAAGIAEDHINLKKPETITGGADAKEARRVEISPAA, from the coding sequence ATGGAATTTATGGGTAAGGAAGCTATGAAAACAATCAAGCGAGCCCTCACGGGCGTGCTGGCCTGCAGCGGGCTGCTTTTCGCCGGCGTCGCCCTGGCCGTTGGCGATAGTCCTGGCGGCCCGGCTGTCAACGAGATCAATCTCCAGCCGCCTGTGACAAAAATCGCTGAGGAGCTCTACGATCTCCACACATTCATGCTGATTCTCTGCACGGTGATTTTTATCGCCGTGTTTGGCGTGATGTTCTATTCGATCATTGCTCACCGCAAATCGAAGGGCCACAAGCCAGCTAATTTCCACGAAAGCACCACCGTCGAAATTATCTGGACGATTGTCCCGTTCATCATCGTTGTCCTGATGGCATTGCCTGCCACCAAGACCGTCGTGGCGATGAAAGACACAACCAATGCTGATCTCACCGTGAAAGTCACCGGTTATCAGTGGAAGTGGGGTTACGACTACGTGAAGGGTCCGGGCGAAGGCATCAGCTTTCTGTCCACGCTGACCACGCCACGTAGCGAAGTGAATGGCCAGACGCCAATCACCGATACCTACCTGCAAGAGGTAGATAACCCGCTTGTGGTGCCGGTCGACAAAAAAATCCGCATCATCACTACCGCCAACGACGTCGTTCACTCCTGGTACGTACCGGCCTTCGGCGTCAAACAAGACGCGATTCCTGGTTTTGTACGCGATACGTGGTTCAAGGCGGAGAAGGTCGGGACTTATCGCGGCTTTTGCACTGAACTGTGCGGCAAGGAACATGCGTACATGCCGGTGGTCGTGACTGTGCTGTCAGCCGACGACTACGCCAAATGGGTCGAGAGCCAGAAGCAAAAAATGGCTTCCAGCACAGATGATCCGAATAAAACCTACACGCTGGCAGAGCTTTCCGGGCGTGGCGAGAAGGTTTATGCGGCCCACTGCGCGGTATGCCATCAGCCGAACGGCAAGGGCATGGGCGTATTCCCGGCGATTGATGGCAGCAAGGTGGCCAATGGCCCGATTGCCGAACACGTCAGTCTGGTGCTCAAAGGCAAGGGCGCGATGCCACCTTGGGCTTCATCCCTGAACGATGTCGAAATTGCTTCGGTGGTGACATATCAACGTAATGCCTGGGGCAATCACACTGGCGATGTTCTGCAACCGAAGCAGGTTGCGGATGCGCGTAACGGCAAGATGCCTGAAGGCGGTGCGCATCAGGAAGCTGCTGCGCCTGCGGCAGAGGCATCCAGCAGCAGCGATGCACAAGCGCCGCAAGCTGCGTTGCCCGCTAGCGTCTATTTTGAAACCGGCAAGAGCACGCTGCCGGCGGACGCAGGCGCAGCCATTGATGCTGCGGCGGCCTATGCCAAGGCGCATCCAGATGCCCGGTTTGACCTGTCCGGTTTTACCGACAAGACAGGTTCGGCAGATATCAATGCAAAGCTGGCCAAGAGCCGGGCAGAAGCGGTGCGGGATGCCCTGAAGGCAGCTGGTATCGCTGAAGACCACATTAATCTGAAAAAACCGGAAACGATCACGGGCGGCGCTGACGCGAAAGAAGCGCGGCGCGTTGAGATCAGCCCGGCAGCCTGA
- a CDS encoding SCO family protein produces the protein MSPASTTPPGQPSGKGSWKRGRWIVLLLALVCAAPVIASYLTYYVFKPTGGTSSYGTLIQPQRPIPPELMVTGDDGKPLKLASMRGRWLMISVDGSACDKACVTKLFFMRQVRATQAGQRERLVPVWLRTDSSKVAEVIRQAYPETGMLVVDPVAVAQWLPTDAGTAVTDHIYVVDPSGNLMMRFPKDPNPSKIKGDVTKLLKYSSNG, from the coding sequence ATTTCACCGGCTTCTACAACGCCTCCTGGTCAACCGTCGGGTAAGGGGTCATGGAAGCGTGGCCGCTGGATCGTTCTGCTGCTGGCGCTGGTTTGCGCCGCACCGGTTATCGCGTCGTATCTGACTTACTACGTGTTCAAGCCAACTGGCGGCACTTCCAGCTATGGCACGCTGATCCAGCCGCAGCGGCCGATTCCGCCAGAACTGATGGTTACCGGTGACGATGGCAAACCGCTCAAGCTAGCCTCGATGCGTGGCCGCTGGCTGATGATTTCCGTCGATGGCAGTGCGTGCGACAAAGCGTGCGTAACCAAACTGTTTTTCATGCGGCAAGTCAGGGCTACCCAAGCGGGGCAACGTGAGCGGCTGGTTCCGGTGTGGCTGCGAACCGACTCGTCGAAGGTGGCCGAAGTGATTCGCCAGGCCTATCCCGAGACCGGCATGCTGGTTGTCGATCCAGTGGCTGTGGCGCAATGGTTGCCAACTGACGCAGGGACGGCGGTAACCGACCACATTTATGTGGTTGATCCGAGTGGCAATCTGATGATGCGTTTTCCGAAAGACCCGAACCCCAGCAAGATCAAGGGCGATGTGACGAAGTTGCTGAAATATTCGAGCAACGGTTGA
- a CDS encoding SCO family protein, with protein sequence MLMFRFARAARVALMACALGGALLVAGCDKDAPAFKNVDITGNKQFGTDFSLPDSNGKMRTLADFKGQVVVLFFGYTHCPDVCPTTLAELSQALQELGPEAAKRVQVLFVTVDPARDTPALMGQYTSAFNPSFIGLRPADEAQLAKITKDFRVYYAKVPGQTPDNYTMDHTAASYVFDPEGRLRLFARDGQGPALWVHDLKLLLG encoded by the coding sequence ATGCTCATGTTCCGTTTTGCCCGTGCCGCACGGGTTGCGCTGATGGCCTGTGCGCTGGGCGGCGCGCTTCTTGTGGCCGGTTGCGATAAAGACGCTCCCGCGTTCAAGAACGTCGACATCACTGGCAACAAGCAATTCGGCACCGATTTTTCGCTGCCGGACAGCAATGGCAAGATGCGCACGCTGGCTGATTTCAAGGGGCAGGTGGTCGTGCTGTTTTTCGGCTATACGCACTGCCCTGATGTTTGCCCGACCACGCTGGCCGAGCTCTCGCAAGCGTTACAGGAGCTTGGGCCGGAAGCGGCGAAACGGGTTCAGGTGCTGTTCGTCACAGTAGACCCTGCGCGTGATACCCCAGCATTGATGGGGCAATACACCAGCGCATTTAATCCGTCGTTTATCGGCTTGCGTCCAGCGGATGAAGCGCAGCTTGCCAAAATCACCAAGGATTTTCGCGTGTATTACGCCAAAGTCCCAGGACAGACGCCCGACAACTACACGATGGACCACACTGCGGCTAGCTATGTGTTCGACCCAGAAGGCAGGCTGCGGTTGTTTGCCCGTGATGGCCAGGGGCCCGCGCTTTGGGTACACGATCTCAAATTGCTGCTCGGTTAA
- a CDS encoding twin transmembrane helix small protein, producing the protein MHILVPIAFILIIASLVSALYFMMHDRGHTKRMVWSLATRVGLSISLFLFILFAHWMGWIQSTGIPYGR; encoded by the coding sequence ATGCACATTCTCGTTCCAATCGCCTTCATTCTGATTATTGCCAGCCTGGTTTCCGCACTGTATTTCATGATGCATGACCGGGGCCATACCAAGCGGATGGTGTGGTCACTAGCCACCCGTGTTGGCCTGTCGATCTCGCTCTTTCTCTTCATCCTGTTCGCACACTGGATGGGCTGGATTCAGTCCACCGGCATCCCATACGGGCGCTGA
- a CDS encoding SURF1 family protein, producing MKVRWLPALLVLLIVAVTVRLGFWQRDRAHQKEALQAHITQFEQAPVRHLGAQPFTLQEIEFHRVRATGQFMPDKVVYLDNRPYRDQPGFYVVMPFRLTQGGDVLVNRGWLPRNASERTTIAPYLTPSGEIEIEGIARADASRAFELGQGGSAAHQLIRQNLDVSAYASETGLPLQPFVIQQSSDTHDGLVRDWPAPNTGVERNYGYMFQWWGIAFAAIVLGLYAARRSAKKPPAPHV from the coding sequence ATGAAGGTCCGCTGGCTTCCTGCGCTGCTGGTTTTGCTGATAGTTGCGGTGACGGTGCGCCTTGGTTTCTGGCAGCGCGACCGGGCCCATCAGAAAGAAGCGCTGCAGGCGCACATCACGCAGTTTGAGCAGGCACCAGTCCGGCACCTCGGTGCCCAGCCGTTCACGCTGCAAGAAATCGAATTTCATCGGGTGCGTGCGACGGGCCAGTTTATGCCGGATAAAGTGGTTTATCTGGATAACCGGCCGTATCGTGACCAGCCAGGTTTTTATGTCGTGATGCCGTTCAGGCTGACGCAAGGCGGCGATGTGCTGGTCAATCGCGGCTGGCTGCCGCGCAATGCGAGCGAGCGGACCACCATCGCGCCTTACCTCACGCCGTCTGGCGAGATCGAGATCGAAGGGATTGCCCGGGCCGATGCCAGCCGTGCGTTTGAGCTTGGACAGGGAGGTTCGGCGGCGCATCAACTGATTCGCCAGAATCTTGATGTGAGCGCCTACGCCAGTGAAACCGGCCTGCCGTTGCAGCCGTTTGTGATCCAGCAGTCTAGCGACACCCATGATGGTCTAGTGCGCGACTGGCCAGCCCCCAATACGGGTGTCGAGCGTAACTATGGCTATATGTTTCAGTGGTGGGGTATAGCGTTCGCAGCCATTGTGCTGGGCTTGTATGCGGCGCGCCGCAGTGCGAAAAAGCCACCTGCACCACACGTGTAA
- the ctaD gene encoding cytochrome c oxidase subunit I has protein sequence MSIGHDVVAGHAHEHDDHAHDMPHGWRRWLFATNHKDIGTLYLLFSFIMFLSGGVMALMIRVELFEPGLQIMRPEFFNQLTTMHGLIMVFGAIMPAFVGFANWMIPLQIGASDMAFARMNNFSFWLLPVAATLLMVSFFVPGGATAAGWTLYAPLSTQMGPGMDFAIFAIHLMGASSIMGGINIVVTILNMRAPGMTLMKMPMFAWTWLITAYLLIAVMPVLAGAITMVLFDRHFGTSFFNAAGGGDPVMYQHIFWFFGHPEVYIMILPAFGIVSQVIPAFSRKPLFGYSSMVYATASIAILSFMVWAHHMFATGMPVTGQLFFMYATMLIAVPTGVKVFNWVATMWRGALSFETPMLFAIGFLFVFTMGGFTGLMLSMAPLDIQYHGTYFVVAHFHYVLVAGSLFALFSGWYYWAPKWTGWMYNETRGQIHFWTSMIFFNITFFPMHFVGLAGMPRRYADYPAQFTDWNQVASIGAFGFGLAQVYFLFAVVLPAYRGGGELEKAADKPWDGAIGLEWTVPSPAPFHTFEKPPTVE, from the coding sequence ATGTCTATCGGACACGATGTAGTCGCGGGCCATGCTCATGAGCACGACGACCACGCCCATGATATGCCGCATGGCTGGCGTCGCTGGCTGTTCGCCACCAACCACAAGGACATCGGTACGTTGTACCTATTGTTCTCTTTCATCATGTTCCTCTCAGGGGGCGTGATGGCATTGATGATTCGCGTTGAGTTGTTTGAGCCTGGGTTGCAGATCATGCGGCCAGAGTTTTTTAACCAGCTCACCACCATGCACGGCCTGATCATGGTGTTTGGCGCGATCATGCCGGCCTTCGTTGGTTTCGCTAACTGGATGATTCCACTCCAGATCGGCGCTTCTGACATGGCGTTTGCGCGGATGAACAATTTCAGCTTCTGGCTTCTGCCCGTTGCCGCGACATTGTTGATGGTCTCGTTTTTTGTCCCTGGTGGTGCGACTGCCGCAGGCTGGACGCTGTATGCGCCGCTTTCGACGCAAATGGGTCCAGGCATGGATTTCGCCATTTTTGCCATCCACTTGATGGGTGCGTCTTCGATCATGGGCGGTATCAATATCGTCGTGACGATTCTGAACATGCGCGCACCTGGCATGACGCTGATGAAAATGCCGATGTTTGCATGGACCTGGCTGATTACCGCGTATCTGCTGATTGCGGTGATGCCTGTTCTGGCGGGCGCAATTACGATGGTGCTGTTTGATCGTCACTTCGGCACGTCGTTCTTTAATGCGGCCGGCGGTGGTGACCCAGTGATGTATCAGCATATTTTCTGGTTCTTTGGGCACCCCGAGGTTTACATCATGATCTTGCCGGCGTTCGGCATCGTCTCGCAGGTCATCCCGGCGTTCTCGCGCAAGCCACTGTTTGGCTACAGCTCGATGGTTTATGCCACGGCGTCAATTGCCATTCTGTCGTTCATGGTCTGGGCGCACCACATGTTTGCGACAGGGATGCCGGTCACGGGTCAGTTGTTCTTCATGTATGCCACGATGCTGATCGCAGTTCCAACTGGCGTGAAGGTATTTAACTGGGTTGCGACGATGTGGCGCGGTGCGCTGTCGTTTGAAACCCCTATGCTGTTTGCAATTGGCTTTTTGTTCGTATTCACGATGGGTGGGTTCACCGGGCTGATGCTGTCGATGGCACCGCTTGATATCCAGTACCACGGCACGTATTTCGTGGTCGCCCACTTCCACTATGTGTTGGTGGCCGGATCGCTCTTCGCATTGTTCTCCGGGTGGTATTACTGGGCACCGAAGTGGACCGGCTGGATGTACAACGAGACACGCGGCCAGATTCACTTCTGGACCTCGATGATCTTCTTCAACATCACGTTTTTCCCGATGCACTTCGTTGGTCTTGCCGGTATGCCGCGTCGTTATGCCGATTACCCAGCGCAGTTCACTGACTGGAATCAAGTGGCTTCGATTGGTGCATTTGGCTTTGGTCTGGCACAGGTTTACTTCCTGTTTGCAGTTGTATTGCCAGCCTATCGGGGTGGTGGTGAGCTGGAAAAAGCTGCGGACAAACCGTGGGATGGCGCAATTGGTCTTGAGTGGACCGTCCCGAGTCCCGCACCGTTCCATACGTTCGAGAAGCCGCCAACGGTTGAATAA
- a CDS encoding COX15/CtaA family protein → MFVLQLGLIGICIALLPLSYVWVKADDSKFRKLVWVTTFLTLDLVMFGGFTRLTDSGLGCPDWPGCYGTASPFIAHAAITAAHQALPTGPVSMTKAWIEMIHRYFAMAIGVLIVAQTLIAWVAHWRKRPLHVSPWWPTGLLLLILVQGGFGAWTVTLKLQPAIVTLHLLLGLALLGALGWLAARLTPPSVLEPAAARWRTAAWLALLLLVVQIALGGWVSTNYAVLACTDFPLCNGQWIPPMNFEHGFHLWRALGMTGDGEVITQDALVAIHWTHRTFALVVVAYLLWFALKLRRFTSLRRLANGVLLVLVIQFFTGLSNIVLQWPLPVAVAHNGGAALLLLLLVMLNFRIASSRRSGRIASA, encoded by the coding sequence ATGTTTGTCTTGCAACTGGGTCTGATCGGTATCTGCATTGCGTTGCTGCCGCTGTCGTATGTGTGGGTCAAGGCCGACGACAGCAAATTTCGCAAGCTGGTTTGGGTCACGACTTTTTTGACGCTGGATCTGGTGATGTTTGGCGGTTTTACCCGGCTGACCGACTCGGGCCTCGGTTGTCCCGATTGGCCAGGATGCTATGGCACCGCTTCGCCGTTCATCGCGCACGCGGCGATTACTGCGGCTCATCAGGCTTTGCCTACTGGCCCCGTCAGCATGACGAAGGCCTGGATCGAAATGATTCACCGTTACTTTGCGATGGCGATTGGGGTGCTGATCGTTGCGCAAACACTGATTGCGTGGGTCGCCCATTGGCGCAAACGCCCGTTGCACGTGTCGCCGTGGTGGCCTACGGGGCTGCTGTTGCTGATTTTGGTACAGGGTGGGTTCGGGGCGTGGACCGTGACGCTCAAGCTGCAACCGGCCATCGTGACATTGCATTTGCTGCTCGGGCTGGCATTGTTGGGCGCGCTGGGCTGGCTGGCGGCACGTCTGACGCCACCGTCCGTGCTGGAACCTGCTGCGGCGCGCTGGCGCACTGCGGCGTGGCTCGCGCTGTTGCTGCTGGTGGTGCAGATCGCGCTAGGTGGCTGGGTGAGCACGAACTACGCGGTGCTGGCCTGCACCGATTTTCCGTTGTGCAATGGCCAATGGATTCCGCCAATGAACTTCGAGCATGGTTTCCATTTATGGCGTGCGCTCGGAATGACTGGCGATGGCGAAGTGATTACCCAGGACGCATTGGTGGCGATTCACTGGACGCACCGCACTTTCGCGCTTGTGGTGGTGGCGTATCTGCTCTGGTTTGCGCTGAAACTGCGGCGTTTCACCTCGTTGCGGCGGTTGGCGAATGGTGTGTTGCTGGTGCTCGTGATTCAGTTTTTCACAGGCTTGTCGAATATCGTTTTGCAATGGCCGTTACCCGTTGCCGTCGCTCACAATGGCGGCGCAGCGCTGCTGCTGCTGTTACTCGTTATGCTAAACTTTCGGATCGCTTCTAGCCGCCGTTCCGGCCGCATAGCTTCTGCCTAA
- a CDS encoding cytochrome oxidase small assembly protein yields MTRNPQERRSPTEIRAGNVRLGLILLVVVAVFFTGAVISQWIASSS; encoded by the coding sequence ATGACCCGAAATCCACAAGAAAGACGTAGTCCCACCGAGATTCGTGCGGGCAATGTGCGGCTCGGTTTAATTTTGCTCGTGGTTGTCGCCGTTTTTTTTACGGGTGCTGTTATCAGTCAGTGGATCGCCTCCTCTTCCTGA
- a CDS encoding DUF2244 domain-containing protein codes for MKRNCSVSPRQFVCFYVSLALFSLVIASLLVLCGAWLVLPFTGVELLAVGVAFVAYARHAVDYERIRLFENRLVIEQVSAEQRTQFEFNPRWVRVEPGASPYAPVRLVSRGESIVIGQHLALYRRAQFAHELRMWLRRCGSC; via the coding sequence ATGAAGCGGAACTGTTCGGTTTCACCACGGCAGTTTGTGTGCTTTTACGTATCGCTTGCGTTGTTCTCGCTGGTAATTGCTTCCCTGCTGGTTTTATGCGGCGCGTGGCTGGTGTTGCCGTTTACCGGGGTTGAATTGCTGGCAGTAGGTGTCGCTTTTGTCGCGTATGCGCGCCATGCGGTCGATTACGAACGTATCCGGTTGTTTGAGAACCGGCTGGTGATTGAGCAGGTTAGCGCTGAGCAGCGCACACAGTTCGAATTTAATCCGCGCTGGGTGCGGGTCGAGCCGGGTGCTTCGCCGTATGCGCCTGTCCGGCTGGTTTCGCGTGGCGAGTCAATCGTGATTGGACAACATCTCGCGCTGTACCGGCGTGCGCAGTTTGCTCACGAGTTGCGCATGTGGCTTCGGCGTTGTGGTTCGTGCTAG
- a CDS encoding cytochrome c oxidase assembly protein, whose amino-acid sequence MQKPPVESDRSFNRLMLVKLIVVAFLMFGFGFALVPMYQAICQITGINNLVQRDVTAKAAKNTQVDTSRTISVEFDANARGPLGFKPEQFSMNVHPGEIATVVYQVTNKQGRTIQAQAIPSYAPKQATEFFKKIECFCFTQQTLAPNETRHMPVVFVVDPKLPKDVKTITLSYTFFELNTPAPTVRAGTPVAQTGASVVADPV is encoded by the coding sequence ATGCAAAAGCCACCGGTCGAAAGCGATCGCTCATTTAACCGCTTGATGCTGGTTAAGCTCATCGTCGTTGCCTTTCTGATGTTTGGTTTTGGTTTTGCGCTGGTGCCGATGTACCAGGCGATCTGCCAGATCACTGGCATTAACAATCTGGTGCAGCGTGATGTGACAGCCAAGGCGGCGAAGAACACCCAGGTGGACACCAGCCGGACGATTTCAGTTGAGTTTGATGCGAATGCCCGCGGGCCGCTTGGCTTCAAGCCTGAGCAGTTCAGCATGAATGTGCATCCTGGCGAAATAGCGACGGTTGTCTACCAGGTCACCAACAAGCAAGGCCGCACAATCCAGGCGCAGGCTATTCCAAGCTATGCGCCGAAGCAGGCCACAGAATTTTTCAAAAAGATCGAGTGTTTCTGCTTTACCCAGCAAACGCTGGCACCGAATGAAACCAGGCATATGCCGGTGGTGTTCGTGGTTGATCCGAAGCTGCCGAAAGATGTCAAAACGATCACGTTGTCTTACACGTTTTTTGAGTTGAATACGCCTGCGCCTACGGTGCGGGCTGGTACACCGGTGGCACAAACCGGTGCCAGTGTTGTGGCTGATCCGGTCTGA